Proteins from a single region of Paenibacillus sp. BIHB 4019:
- a CDS encoding class I SAM-dependent methyltransferase, producing MSSDQVWQSDHYDRKLGFVSELGKDVVRLLNPIKDEQIFDLGCGTGDLAYEISQAGAHVTGMDLSESMIGQAQRKYPQLHFFVGNGEHFTVDSTFDAVFSNAALHWMKNPSSVLANVWKSLNPGGRFVAEFGGKGNVETIVQAIGEVLHEDFGIDAGKLNPWYFPSIAEYSTLLAQQGFRVTYAVHFNRPTKINDNEQGLNHWLRGFADNFFTALSEAERTAVCSKIAVKARNELFHDGSWYADYKRLRVMAIKPV from the coding sequence ATGAGCTCCGATCAAGTTTGGCAATCTGATCATTATGACCGCAAGCTTGGATTTGTATCTGAATTGGGCAAGGATGTTGTTCGGCTTTTGAATCCGATCAAGGATGAGCAAATCTTTGATTTGGGCTGCGGAACCGGAGATTTGGCGTATGAAATAAGTCAAGCTGGCGCACATGTAACGGGAATGGATTTGTCGGAGTCAATGATTGGGCAGGCGCAGCGCAAATATCCCCAACTCCATTTTTTTGTGGGGAATGGCGAACATTTTACGGTAGACTCTACGTTCGATGCCGTATTTTCCAACGCAGCGCTGCATTGGATGAAGAACCCGAGTTCGGTACTGGCTAATGTATGGAAAAGCTTAAATCCTGGCGGCAGGTTTGTTGCCGAGTTTGGCGGAAAAGGAAATGTGGAAACGATTGTTCAGGCTATTGGCGAAGTGCTGCATGAGGACTTCGGCATTGATGCTGGCAAGCTGAATCCTTGGTATTTCCCAAGTATCGCCGAATACAGCACATTGCTCGCGCAGCAGGGCTTCCGCGTCACCTATGCGGTTCACTTTAATCGGCCAACAAAGATCAATGACAATGAGCAGGGCTTAAATCATTGGCTGCGGGGCTTCGCGGATAATTTCTTCACAGCGCTGTCCGAAGCGGAGCGCACTGCTGTGTGTTCGAAAATAGCGGTCAAAGCCCGCAACGAGTTGTTTCATGACGGTTCATGGTACGCGGACTATAAACGATTGAGAGTGATGGCGATTAAGCCGGTGTAG
- a CDS encoding ABC transporter permease, which produces MTFSLRRFRAMVKKEWKDAIRNPQILLNAGMPILLALLFKQKENDPSDLTFLSIPILVAISITGAFVQANMIAEEKEKNTLRSLMLSPATKLEVLAGKSATTTLFALIVIAACLAISGVPDVNLFFLTVLAVLLLLIFMALGTIIGLIARTASESSIVGLPLLLLFIFGPIFVPTLDMPALMNIINVLPSQQFVVAISELHQNGGLSEMGGNLLSLMMWTVLSGALCLLVYGKKRFDK; this is translated from the coding sequence ATGACGTTTTCCTTACGCCGCTTCAGAGCCATGGTCAAAAAAGAATGGAAGGATGCGATTCGCAATCCGCAAATTTTATTAAATGCAGGAATGCCCATACTGCTAGCCCTTTTATTTAAACAAAAAGAAAATGATCCGAGCGACCTGACGTTTCTTTCCATTCCTATACTAGTTGCCATCTCCATAACAGGAGCCTTTGTTCAGGCGAATATGATTGCCGAAGAGAAGGAGAAGAATACCTTGCGCTCCCTCATGCTGTCGCCTGCTACAAAGCTGGAGGTGCTTGCGGGGAAAAGCGCGACAACGACGCTGTTTGCTCTAATTGTCATCGCCGCCTGCTTGGCGATTTCCGGTGTGCCCGATGTGAATCTGTTCTTTTTGACAGTATTGGCGGTATTGCTGCTGCTTATTTTTATGGCATTGGGTACGATTATAGGCCTCATCGCACGAACGGCATCAGAATCTTCGATTGTAGGCCTTCCACTGCTGCTGCTGTTTATTTTTGGACCGATATTTGTTCCGACTTTGGATATGCCTGCCCTAATGAATATCATTAATGTGCTTCCCTCGCAGCAATTTGTGGTGGCCATATCAGAGCTTCATCAGAATGGGGGACTTTCGGAAATGGGCGGAAATCTTCTTAGCCTGATGATGTGGACGGTTCTGTCAGGGGCGCTGTGCTTGCTGGTGTACGGAAAAAAACGGTTCGATAAATAA
- a CDS encoding ABC transporter ATP-binding protein — protein MESIIEVHDLEKRYKKKQALNKISFQVRQGEIFGFLGPSGSGKTTTVKILTSQLLYNSGRVKVLGSDPARSRPSEFLGRIGVLTDNSGTYERLSVYDNLALFCCLYGVPERRIETVLDAVNLIGDKHTLVGRLSKGMKQRVTLARTILHEPDILFLDEPTSALDPVNSERIQKTLREMNRRGTTIFLTTHNMQEAETLCDRVAFLNNGEISALDTPQALRLRYGDRSITVTTPLGKQIVQHDEVGAGFIRDLIRREELLAIHSNEPTLGDIFVKLTGRGLE, from the coding sequence ATGGAATCGATTATTGAGGTTCATGACCTCGAAAAACGGTACAAAAAGAAACAAGCGCTGAACAAGATTAGCTTTCAGGTCCGGCAGGGGGAAATATTCGGCTTCCTCGGTCCCAGCGGCTCAGGCAAAACGACAACGGTGAAAATTCTTACCTCGCAGCTGCTCTATAATTCCGGGCGAGTGAAGGTGCTGGGGAGCGATCCTGCACGAAGCCGACCTTCCGAGTTTCTGGGCAGAATAGGTGTGCTTACGGATAATAGCGGCACTTATGAGCGTCTTAGCGTGTATGACAATTTGGCTTTGTTTTGCTGCTTGTATGGGGTGCCGGAACGAAGAATTGAAACCGTTCTTGATGCGGTTAATTTAATCGGCGACAAGCATACGCTGGTCGGACGGCTCTCGAAAGGGATGAAGCAGCGGGTGACGCTGGCAAGAACGATTTTGCATGAGCCGGACATACTTTTTCTTGATGAGCCCACATCCGCCTTGGACCCCGTAAATAGCGAGCGTATTCAGAAAACGCTGCGTGAAATGAACCGCCGGGGAACGACGATTTTTTTGACAACGCACAATATGCAGGAAGCGGAAACGCTTTGCGATCGCGTAGCCTTTCTGAATAATGGCGAAATCTCGGCTCTCGACACGCCGCAGGCTCTGCGCCTTCGTTACGGTGACCGTTCCATTACCGTGACTACGCCGCTCGGGAAGCAGATTGTCCAGCATGATGAGGTTGGAGCGGGCTTTATACGGGACTTAATAAGAAGAGAAGAATTGTTAGCCATTCATTCCAATGAGCCTACGCTGGGAGATATTTTTGTGAAATTGACGGGGAGGGGACTGGAATGA